DNA sequence from the Synechococcales cyanobacterium T60_A2020_003 genome:
CTTTCATCCCGACACTCGCCTTCGGCAGAGTGCGGGGCTTTCACGGAGAAGCTAAATTTCCCTATATGCATAGAGAGGTTTAGATATCTAGTTTTAGTAGCTTAACGAATAGACGACGGAATTCCTTGCTGAAGAGAAACAAAGCTAAACCTAAATGAAATTGGGATGAACGATGCTTGTGGGGTGAATGATGCTTGAGATTTTGTCCCAAGGCACACCTAATTTTAGCAAAAGACCTTTAGGCTTCTATAAGATACTCAAAAATCTTAAAACAAGCTGACAATCGTATTAATTGTGGTGGCAAGAATTACCGCATAGAAGAAAAATGAGACTATGGCATGGAGCAAGACGAGCCGTCTCATGGGGCGAGTGCTAACAACAATATCGGACGTTTGCGAAGTCATGCCGATTGTAAATGCAAAGTACATACGCTGAGTAGAAGTGATGGAGTAGGGGTGTGATGGTTTGGGAAGACACGTTCT
Encoded proteins:
- a CDS encoding DUF1345 domain-containing protein, whose amino-acid sequence is MYFAFTIGMTSQTSDIVVSTRPMRRLVLLHAIVSFFFYAVILATTINTIVSLF